Within the Vigna angularis cultivar LongXiaoDou No.4 chromosome 10, ASM1680809v1, whole genome shotgun sequence genome, the region TTCAAGTGCCTTCATCTCATCAaccatggcttgtcgccatccagaaTGAACAAGTgcctcatgaatattatttgGAACCTTAGTCGATGATAATgaggaaacaaaagagaaatatgtAGGAGACAAATGATGATAactcacaaaattataaataggataTGGATTGCGAGTAGAACGAATACCTTTCCGGAGGGCAATGGGCCAGTTATCATCTGAATCAGTagaaggtgaagatgatgaaggatccatggtttGAGGATCTGATGCAGAAGGATCTGAGTCTCGAGGATCGTCAGTGTTAGGAGTTCGAGATTGGGTTCGACGCTGATATGTgagaagaggtggaggaacaatgttatttggattttgattttgaggtaCAGAATCAGGAATAATTAGAGGATCACATGTTGGaaaggaaacatttgttgaacagaGGAACGATCCTCCATGGAGGAAGGGAAAAAGGGtgtatcctcaaagaatgtgacatcagctgacatataatatctcttggtggagggagaataacatttataccctttCTGAAGACGAGAGTATCCTAAGAAAACACACTTGATAGCTTTTGCTGAGAGCTTATCAAGACCTGGagaaacattatgaacaaaacacatACACCCAAATACACGTGGGGAAACATGGTATAAAGTGTCATTGGGAAAAATGACAGAGTGaggaattttattattaagagaggaagaaggcatcctattgataagaaaacaggCAGTGAGGACTGCATCGCCCCAATGATGTACAGGAACATTAGTATTCAACATTAAGGAACgtgcagtttcaatgagatgtctattctttctttctgcaatgccattttgttgtggagtgtgaggacaggttgactggtgtaaaattccttgggaagataagaatgaagaaaatgctaGAGAGAagtattccttagcattatcacttcgaagaattttaattgtcttcccaaattggttcttaatttcaataaaaaaagacttgaatatggacaaaagttcagatctctctctcattaaataaacccaagtacatcgagagaattcatcaataaaagttacaaaataattaaaaccaaatgaagtaacacgacttggtccccaaatatcTGAATGAATTATTGAAAAAGGAGAATCACACTGTGTCTCAGATCTTTTAGGATAGGAAGATTtcacatgttttcctaattgacaagattcacaatctaagacttggATGTTTTtgagacttggaaccatcatcttcaacttgaaCAAACTTGGATGGCCTAGACGATCATGCAAAAGTTTGGGGGATGAAGTGGTAAAGCAGGAATTTGAGGAATgaggttttaagaaataaagtccttgagactcatgtccttctccaatcagacgacctgtcccatgttcctgtataacaaaagaattGGCCGTAAAGGTTATGGAACAATTTAAGGTACGAGTCAACTGActcaaagagattaaattgtatGGACAATTGGGAACATATAACacagaatttaaatttagtgaaggagataaggaaacTGTTCCAATTCCCTGAGATTTCACTTTTGATCCATTGGCAACGGTAATGAGATGAGGAATTCTTGGAGAagacaatgaagaaaatgaaggaatgttACCAGAGATATGGTCTGAGGCACCTGAGTCCAGAATCCATGGATTATGACCTTCCACAGATTGAGATAGGCTGGCTGTAGGCACACTAGTCATGACAGAGGATTGGCCAGGATTAGAAGGTTTTCCATACTTATAACGTAAAAATTCTTCATactcttcatttgaaattctggATTCTAGATCACCAGATTTAGACACATGAGCAACTTTGTCTGGATATCCATGTAGAACATAACATTTGTCTCGAGTATGGCCTAGTTTCttacagtatgtgcattgaggagGAGGACGTATGCTACGACCACCACGTCCTCGGTTGCTtctgcctcctcctcttccttgtggcaCTCCTCTTCCTTGTGACATTATCATAGCAGATGTTCCAATAACATCAATTGAATTCTCATCTTTCACCAATGGAGGTACTCGAAGAAGTCGAGTAACCAAACCATCCATTGAAGGGATTTGATCACCAGCTAAAACTTGATCACGTACATGATCATAATCGGAGTGTAAACTTCTCAGAATTAGGACCATGTAAAACTTGTCAAGCTTTTTATTGATCCCTTCTAACGAATCAGCTACAAAGAAGTTCTTCAATTCTTCTACAGCAGCCCGAGCCTTTGCTATATGAGAAACCATGTCATGGTTGACTTGTTTTAGAGAAGCTACTCTTTGGGTAGCGTCAAAAAGACGTTGTACATCATTAGCAAAAATATCTTCTGCCCTTTTCCAGAATGATGAACATGTTTTATAGGGTCTCAAAATATCTAGAACCTCTTGCTCCACTGACTGCCATAAAATTGCGCATAACTGAAAATCCAATTTTTGCCATTgagatttttcttcatctggAACCATAGAGATATCTTGTTCAAGATGATcatggtgtccttgaccaaggAACCATAATTCCACTGCAGAAgaccaagataaataatttttccaattgAGTTTTGCAGATGTGATGATAGGAGTTGCAGATAAAGAGGAATTAATTCCAGTAGTAGATGCCATTACAGATCTGGAAAATGAACCAGACTTAGACTTTGAGAGATATTCAACTATTGGAAGAGAGAAAACCCTAGGTATCAACTACACCCCCTAAAACAGTGAAGTAAGGTCCGAAACAGGCTCAGGAGAGTGAGGCGAGCGGAACCCTAGGTGCGCGGTGAAATTCCGACCAGCGTAGGGCGGCGCGTGAACAGTACGCGCGCGAGATTTGGCGGGCTGCGGCGGCGCGTGACGGCGCGTGAGGACGATGCAGGGACTGCGACCACCAGGGTTGGGTCGCGCTCACGG harbors:
- the LOC128194269 gene encoding uncharacterized protein LOC128194269 encodes the protein MASTTGINSSLSATPIITSAKLNWKNYLSWSSAVELWFLGQGHHDHLEQDISMVPDEEKSQWQKLDFQLCAILWQSVEQEVLDILRPYKTCSSFWKRAEDIFANDVQRLFDATQRVASLKQVNHDMVSHIAKARAAVEELKNFFVADSLEGINKKLDKFYMVLILRSLHSDYDHVRDQVLAGDQIPSMDGLVTRLLRVPPLVKDENSIDVIGTSAMIMSQGRGVPQGRGGGRSNRGRGGRSIRPPPQCTYCKKLGHTRDKCYVLHGYPDKVAHVSKSGDLESRISNEEYEEFLRYKYGKPSNPGQSSVMTSVPTASLSQSVEGHNPWILDSGASDHISGTWDRSSDWRRT